ttagtatgtccaactttgagcttatttaccaaaagatattgatttagtgtcgcatccttcgcatgaagcgatctctacactttcggtttggttcagtgttgtcatgtgttaccgatcgatttttaggcgatgaaagtatactaaagtcgaatgaagtatattcaataacatctccttaagccagcagcctcctatctgtaaccacatttgtttctgtatgcgtctagcgatcgtttttttagaattaaaaaatgctgtgggtctgttactgttacatagaagccatactgcagacaaaaaatacagcaacttcttgacgtttctttgacatcttgttgaagattaacagaagatatactatttttaattcataattatatatttttgggtgggtgaactgcccagcggtgtcaatcaagtaaaaataaatgtcggtgaaggaaatgcccggccacaatgaaggatcgtcaacccacacagtcttcaaattgtagggatctggcaaggttttaccgtttccctgatatctcagcttactcacgtatatttgtcgggcctcaggtgataaggattgagcataatcggacaatttcatggaaggatagttcgcatcagccattgttcctctggttccttttgccaaccagcgcggtaatcacgtgacttcgtgacgtcactgtttgtaaacactggcgtctcccatacaGAATAAACAGTATGGACAGAGTGCAATCAGCACAGGAAGgaaattaatatatatatacataaacaatatatatatatatatatatatatatatatcgattaaaatattttatattgtatttgaTGTAAATGTCCAGGATAAACAACGTTATAAAAAGTGTAAAGAGTACTAATGCTGTGAGATATAGGCAGAATGAACACATGATGCACAGTAAGAATATaaagagtgaaaatgtgatgaGATGCAGTTTCTACACAGAATGAATTTCAGGGTCAACATGACTGTAAAGGTGGAAGGTGAGGACTAAAATATTGCACCTCATATGTTATCACAGTCTCAGAGCTAGATGAAAATaagctattattattatgtacCATATTGGACGTAGAACTCCTTTAATGAAAATGTGTGGCTCTTAAAAGAGCCGTGGTGTGTGAGGTAAAGTGTGTTTGAGTCTAAGCTCTCTCTCCACGGATGCGGCGGGCCAGCTGGATGTCTTTGGGCATGATGGTGACCCTCTTGGCGTGGATGGCGCACAGGTTGGTGTCCTCGAACAGGCCGACCAGGTAAGCCTCGCTGGCCTCCTGCAGAGCCATGACGGCCGAGCTCTGGAAGCGCAGGTCGGTCTTGAAGTCCTGAGCGATCTCTCTGACGAGGCGCTGGAAGGGCAGCTTGCGGATGAGCAGCTCCGTGGATTTCTGGTAGCGACGGATCTCTCTCAGAGCCACGGTACCGGGCCGGTAACGGTGAGGCTTCTTGACGCCGCCGGTGGCTGGGGCGCTCTTCCGGGCAGCCTTGGTGGCCAGCTGCTTCCTGGGAGCTTTTCCTCCGGTGGATTTCCGGGCGGTCTGCTTGGTTCTGGCCATTCTACTTCCTCTGTTCTCTCTGCTCCGATAGAAAAACTACAAGTGGAGGTTGAGCGGCAACAGTGAGCTTATAAGGAGAGCAGCGGAGCAGCGGCAGCTCCGATTGGTCCGGAGAGGAGAGCAGGCAGCTCTGATTGGTCCGGAGAGGAGAGCAGGCAGCTCTGATTGGTCCAGAGCGGTGGAGAGCGAACGCTGCCTGACTATTCGAATTTCTTCAACTGTTGCTTTTTTACCGCCTAACGTCCTGCTGCTGAAACGTATTTTGTCGAACAAAACGCAGAGTTGCAGTGAGGAAACAGTTCcacataaaatattacaaagtaaaaaagcacatcaaatggcttgGAGCAGCGAGTTAATTTAGGACAACTGAGCTTCGGATactcaaaaacaggaaacaagaTTACAAAGTGAAAATTAATCATCAAGTAAAAGAAGCTTCAGAGTAATGATTTATTCTGTACAGGATTATTAACCAGGACTGAGCTCTCTGTCATGTGTGACCCTGAGGAGGACCCATAAGTCAGGCTGTCAGagtcatcttagtccaggttccacattcaggccaatttgatctcaagtgggcctgaacagtaaaatcacagcataacaacctataaatatttagtattttactttaaaaaagacaacaaaataacaaaaaacgagacaaaatgttccaaaaatgagacataacgACAACAAcgacaaacaaaaccaaacaaagcaaaaagacaaaaatgaggcaacaaggaaacacaaagcgacaaagaCGTGAGACAaacgataaaagtcagacaaaaaaagataacaaaacaacaaaaattagacaaaatataaaaataacacacaaaatgacaaaacagcagTGAACAATCTgctattttactttctgatccaagcAACTTgacatggtctagaaatgattttaaatttatagttttactaatttacaatctgcagttaatgtcttctctgtaatgtttacactttgagggccggattggaccctctggagcagtggttcccaaccttttttgtcttgtgtacCCCTGAGCCTGTCAAACCATGAACCTCACTCATACGTGTTGGTGATTCTTTTAAAGTAGAACATAACAACAATAGTtattaatagaaaataaattttgttttatctCCTTAATCTGAACATTAAATCTcaggcattttctttttttttaactgaaattaaagataaacataaataatagccttgaaaataaataagtaatataaaagtaataaacaaataatcaaaataatcaACCTGTCTTTGTTATGTATAACTCTTGTAACATTACAACAGCAAATGCCTCTGAAAACAcgcatttaaattttaaaaatcagtaaCAAAAAACtctaacaaaaaatattcagacccactacagcagttttatttccttttcatCAGTCATCTGAGCTTTACTGACAGACTTGAGTGCGCTTGTCTTTCATAAGCTTTGATAGTTCTGGGTCCAGTGTGGAAACAGCCGTTACCAGGCTATTCTCCACATCCAGTCTGTTCCTCTGCTTGTTTTTGATGCATGTCAAAGGTGAGAAGATCACCTCACACATGTAAGTAGAACCAAAAGGCAAACGTTCAATCAGTGCACACTTTCCCAGTTCAGGATATTCCTTCTCTACCTTACACCAAAACTCAGTCAATGTCTTCTCAGCATATGCCATTTTCAGCCCACTGTCAGATGATAAATCCATCACATACTCCTGCAGCCTTGCAGGAAGGCTGTTGCTGCTCTCACTCACAATAAATGGGTTCCTCACCCAATCCAGTCTTTGTGACTTTTCTTCACTGTCCTGAAAATACTGGCTGAAATCAGTGCTGAGTTTGGACAGATGTGCTTGCACCAGTTTTACCACTGGACCCCTGGCAACAACAGTGGTGGCAAGATGAGCACTGAGTAGTGggaaggttgttgctagaggtacggacccgtacccatagcctgtggactacggatacgacacttgccatttgccaatcagatacgcgagatctggtcacgtgactcccagtagacgctagcggtacggacccgtggaaagtgccgtatccgtaggccacaggctacgggtacgggtccgtatctgtagacactacctagtGGGAAACAGCTCACGTCTCCCTCATCATGTTTCCTCTCCCATAGCGTGAGCTTTTTTGTGAATCCCTTAACTTTGTCATACATTTTCAGGATGTGTGACTCCTTCCCCTGAAGTGATAGGTTGAGCTCACTGAGTTTAGTAAACACATCAGCAAGATATGCCAGGCATGCCAACacctggggcctatttcacgaagcaggtttagtgaaaactctgagtttcttaaccctgaaatgagggaaactcagagttttccatttcacgaagcaaggtaacttaaccctgagacagaggggtaactctcgcctgtttcacaaagaggggtaacttaaagctcgtgtccggagtttccgtttgttttcaatttatgtatcattttttaacaaagcttaaatgtgttagtctagtttgatactataatataatgttagtatgacgcgatatgaaaatttattcctgagctccgccttcctctcatagacccccatgttattccaaaaagcgccggtcgctgccgaccaatcaagttcgagcttcagctttgtcatgctgtcaatcaacggttacgcgcacagcaagcaagcccatgcagaggtgggcgagctacgcactacgcaaccgcgcacacatttgttttgcttgtggaggagagagcatcagggatcagcaacttccagaaaagttaccaatcccacggcttgtcaggccaagagactgcaggacgttttttggctcggggtgctcgcgtcgctccccgaccacggcctccatagcccgcctgacggcttcgtttagatgcccgacctctggaggaagatgttggggcgtctgggacatactcttcatcagaggagtcatgcaattctgaactctaaatagaaataaataaacaatgtaacacatatacacgcgtaaatgcactaagtttgataaacaacgtcatccagagggatacacgagtgtaatcacatattgaaactttactcgttcgtcctagcagattcatgttattttggtattaggacaagttagactcaatacagaattctaacgtaattcctttattatttactaaatgtactaaatgtagaagagtggaaaacggcaaaacaggcgagatgctgcagcactccgggcacttctctcatgtactgcgcatgtgcacaaataaaggggcgaaatcagagggagggaccaacagtgttttgggagacgctgagATTCAAACTCCGGAGACGAGctttaaactctcggtcagttaccgcagtaacagactctatgactctaacctggtcaccagcaggtttatctgagaaaacctccagtttctctctgtctccgccctctttcagccacacgctgtttcatttcctcattcattcagtcagtaagtgagcgagttttggcgtagaacagcttttattaacgatccagtggataaaggagcagcattactgctcagataattaaatattcgtcggtagattgttatcagaccgagcataaatgttctcgcatttccggacaattatcggtttgagcggtaccgtttcgtaatcgtttcaagtccataatctacataaacaacctaatccgtccttacatttacattaccaaccagtcatgctctcacatccagcagatattgtgtgttgcgctgcggttctttgcaaatggaagtttttatatgatgtcagagatgcagagtaagacaactgtatggaggacagtcagaaaagttttcctgatCCTGAAAcggcttttactcatcattgtggttttcctggacataaacctgtcagaacatcaaggaggagttccacaggattgcaggtgaatgatgtagagatctgttaaattcattttaaatcatattctgttcatgacattgtgctgcagcctcagactgggatcagtcattttaatttcttttaggatttcccagtgtgattggctgcatagatgcacacacatccccatcacagctccctcacatcatgaacaggaagtccattcacagcataaatgtgcaggtaggctacaggtagactgactactgtttctaaatgttaaagactgcatcatagttcaacatctgtcattctctgcactgtccagatcatatgtgatgctgcatacatcatttctaatgtggaggccacgtggtctgggtctgttcatgactccaggatttatggagagtctaacctgagcaacagactgcagcgtggtcagcagcataaagattttcacaatagaattctcttgtctccctcctttaatatgctctgatgtatcctctatacattacaggagagtttgatggccttctgctgggtgacaggggttaccatgacaacccaggctgatgacctcataccctgaccctgaaccaggcccccaacagaacttcaaccggactcactgcaggaccagagcccgggtggagatgaccataggcctgctgaaagcccgtttccagagcctacgtctcctcagggtgacccctgagagggcctgtgatattactgtggcatgtgttgttcttcataatattaccactattagaggagagcaacaccctaccctacaaactgaagacccagatgatgagcccatccacctgcagctatccaggacagcagagcagtcagagacaccgtatgcaataatcactttagagtttaagtctccatcatcaccaccacagcaaataaagacatgatacacatttcatttgctcttctttatttcctacaaataaaagatagttcagttcatgttccagtagttaacataattcacctgtgaccatcaccacctctaacttgtgctccactATTTCagtttccagatctgccctcctaatctgtttttttttttttttttctcagcaaatgcagtttgtaaatctgttttactgataactgggaatacacagaggacattaaattatacagttgcacatgaattccacagaatgaagctctggtgtttcctgaacatccatctcactgtgtcagtctgtgcagtggaagctgaggaaccatcctgctgctgtccagccatgctctgttaaaaaggatgagaatgtgcaacacttcagtgtaggctaaatgtcacactctatattccacccagaatgtgaatgagaagagaactatcagtaacatagctctgtatgcctttctggatccccctctgtaaaggcagcagacacagtttcatcctcttcatcctagatcagtgacatgtttcagtaaacttaaactaccatttggagaaatctgtggagtgttgcctacttacagttacaaggtctgttgtggtgtgaaggagccaaaagacaaaaaaaaaagacacaaaagagaactaaataatcatatatatatatatatatatggcatgccgtttaggaaattatatatataatgaaagttgatatatatataatgaaagttgatatatatatatatatatatcgactttcattatatatatatccaatctttttttcctaccgagccccggaagggacatgtccgtatggcgaagcgacaatgaaggacactcacccggacgagaattttattgagttttattttgaaatcggcctgaaatacacagacattcaagcagtgcgatgcgctaagagtctgccatgtcgaccagcgatcctgataatggtaagttttatttctccaacatcctgctgttatcctactatgaatacgctagctacaacagtcccacatcagtattatgaacgttccgccagctaacgcggtccggacaccggatcactgatcagaggttggcgttgaactatgggagacgccagtgtttacaaacagtgacgtcacgaagtcatgtgattaccgcgctggttggcaagagaaaccagaggaacaatggctgatgtgAACTATCCTTCcatgaaattgtccgattatgctcaatccttatcacctgaggcccgacaaatatacgtgagtaagctgagatatcagggaaacggtaaaaccttgccagatccctacaatttgaagactgggtgggttgacgatccttcattgtggccggacatttccttcaccgacatttatttttacttgattgacaccgctgggcagttcacccacccaaaaatatataattatgaattaaaaataatatatcttctgttaatcttcaacaagatgtcaaagaaacgtcaagaagttgctgtatttttgtctgcagtatggcttctatgtaacagtaacagacccacagcattttttaattctaaaaaacgatcgctagacgcatacagaaacaaatgtggttacaaatatgaggctgctggcttaaggagatgttattgaatatgcttcatttgactttagtatactttcatcgcctaaaaagcgatcggtaacacatgacaacactgaaccaaaccgaaagtgtagagatcgcttcacgcaaaggatgcgacactaaatcagtATCTTTTGGTAAacaagctcaaagttggacatactaaacatgctaaactgttgaatagtttacctgaagaaaagtgggagccacaaacacgatctctgctgctttcctgttgatggctgaagccaccgccatcttctctctcctgacatcggtattcAGTGAAATTccaagcctgatcccttctcaaaacgcttcgtacaaccaacaactacacacgatattaccattgtggtaaatacatgtgacatttcattcatgaaaagcgataactttacgtatttgtttcaaacccgataccgttctcgtagcaagccgttatgttactgccggttcttgccaaccagcagcggtcttgtaccacgtgaccatagctaatgacgacacgctggcgtctcccattgtttgccagccagttagccgctggtaagctaacaagctatgaaacaactccttataaaccggaggaaagcagcagcaatatttcagtccaagacctgtattcagaacctcccacgctgttacacaatgacccattaatcatattactgaactatatggt
This genomic stretch from Acanthochromis polyacanthus isolate Apoly-LR-REF ecotype Palm Island chromosome 17, KAUST_Apoly_ChrSc, whole genome shotgun sequence harbors:
- the LOC127530672 gene encoding histone H3, giving the protein MARTKQTARKSTGGKAPRKQLATKAARKSAPATGGVKKPHRYRPGTVALREIRRYQKSTELLIRKLPFQRLVREIAQDFKTDLRFQSSAVMALQEASEAYLVGLFEDTNLCAIHAKRVTIMPKDIQLARRIRGERA